The stretch of DNA GACCGGCGCCGGCTCCGGGGGTCTGATCAGCTTCGGGCCGGCTGATGCCGTGAGCGGGCCAGGTGCGGGATACGCGGCGCCGGCTGTGAGCCAGCCCGCCAGCGGCTATTCCGCGCCAGCTGTGCCCACGCAATCCTACAGCGCGCCAGGCTTAGGCAGCTCTGGTTCCTTCGGGGGATCCGGTTCCTTCGGGGGATCCGGTTCCTTCGGGGGATCCGGCTCCTTCGGGGGATCCGGTTCCTTCGGAGGcttcggcggcggaggaggaggcggcctcGGCCAGAGTTACAGCGCGCCGACCGGTCCCAGTCAGTCCTACGATGTGCCATCTGTTCCTAGTCAGTCTTACGACACACCTTCTGTCCCCAGTCAATCGTATGACACGCCATCAGTCCCAAGCCAGTCATATGACACACCATCTGTCCCAAGCCAGTCATATGACACCCCATCCGTCCCAAGCCTGTCATATGACACACCATCTGTCCCCAGTCAATCGTATGACACGCCATCTGTCCCCAGTCAATCGTATGACACCCCATCTGTCCCAAGCCTGTCATATGACACCCCATCTGTCCCAAGCCAGTCATATGACACCCCATCTGTTCCAAGCCTGTCATATGACACCCCATCCGTCCCAAGCCAGTCATACGACACCCCATCTGTCCCCAGTCAATCGTATGACACACCATCTGTTCCCAGCCAGTCTTACAATGCACCATCTGCTGGCCGAGATTTTGGTGGTCACGCAGGTGGCATCGGAGGCGGCATCGCAGGTGGCATCGCAGGTGGCATCGGTGGAGGAGGAAGTTCCTACAGCGCTCCTGAGGCACCGAGCTCCTCCTACAGCGCCCCCATTGGTGGAGGAGGCTTAGGTGGAGGAGGCTTAGGTGGAGGACTAGGcctgggaggaagtggaggaggaggatatggaggtggaggaggaggtcatggAGGTATTGGGAttagtggaggcggaggtggaggaggtggaggatatggaggtgcaggtggaggaggaggaggaggaataagcaTCGGTGGAGGAGGTGCAGGATATGCAGGtgcaggtgcaggaggaggaataAGCATCGGTGGAGGAGGTCACGGAGGGGGAGGTGGTCtggggggcggaggaggtggaggatacgGAGGAGGTGGCTCTGTAGGAGGATGacatggaggcggaggaggaggaggtgggtttgTTGGAGGAGGTcatggaggcggtggaggaggaggtggtgaaggatacggaggaggaggtggttctgTTGGAGGAGGTCACGGAGGTGGAGGCGGTCtgggggcggaggaggtggaTATGGAGGAGGTGGTTCTGTAGGAAGtcatggaggtggaggaggagtaggaggtggtcaTGGTGGAATAAGTAtcggtggaggaagtggaggaggcgggggaggtggaggcatctccattggaggaagtggaggtgggtaTGGAGGTGCttctggtggaggaggaggaggaggccatggAGGAATAAGtattggtggaggaagtggaggaggatatggaggtgcaggcggtggaggaggaggaggaggccatggTGGAATAAGtattggtggaggaagtggaggaggatatggaggtgctggtggaggaggaggaggccatggAGGAATAAGtattggtggaggaagtggaggaggatatggaggtgcaggcggtggaggaggccacggaggtggaggtggtggcataggaattggtggaggaagtggaggaggatatggaggtgcaggcggtggaggaggccacggaggaggaggaggtggcataGGAattggcggaggaggtggaggctatGGCGGAGGCGGGGGTTCAGGCGGAGGGCACGGGGGTGGAGGCTCCATCGGGGGGTCCCTCCCTTCGAGCTCCTACGGCGCCCCTGAAGTCCCTAGTTCTTCCTATGGAGCCCCTGAAGTCCCTAGCTCTTCCTATGGTGCCCCTGAAGTCCCTAGCTCTTCCTATGGCGCCCCTGAAGTCCCTAGCTCTTCCTATGGAGCCCCTGAAGTCCCGATTTCTTCCTATGGTGCCCCTGAAGTCCCCAGTTCTTCATACGGCGCTCCTGAAGCCCCCAGTTCTTCATATGGCGCTCCTGAAGTCCCTAGCTCCTCCTATGGTGCCCCTGAAGTCCCTAGCTCTTCCTATGGAGCCCCTGAAGTCCCGATTTCTTCCTATGGCGCCCCTGAACCCCCGAGTTCCTCCTACGGCGCTCCAGcatccggaggaggaggaggaggaggtggtggtttcTCCTCGAACTTCGAAGTAGTCCACCTTGACGGCGACGGAGGGGATTCTCATGGCGGAGGtcatgggggtggaggaggaggtcatggaggcggtggaggaggaggtggatatggTGGAGGTGGACACGGAGACGGTGGAGGACACGGAGGAGGTCATGGAGGAGGTCACGGAGACGGTGGAGGACACGGAGGAGGTcatggaggcggcggaggaggtggatatggagatggaggtggacaTGGAGGCGGTGGGGGCcacggtggtggaggtggaggcggaggatatggtggaggaggagtaggaggtggtcacggaggaggacatggaggcgggggaggaggaggaggttatggtggaggaggcggaggtggtcatggagatggtggaggtcatggtgctggtggaggaggatatggcggaggaggagggggcggtggacacggaggaggacatggaggcggtggaggtcatggaggaggaggtggaggtggctatggaggaggaggaggaggaggatttggaggcggccatggaggaggaggaggaggctatggAGGCGGTGCAGTAGGTGGAGGCcacggtggtggaggtggaggaggaggctatggaggcggaggaggaggaggtggaggctacggaggaggaggaggaggaggctacggTGGCGGCGGGGGCTACGTGCTAGTCCGGaggccacgcccacgccccttcaAGAAGTTCTTCGACAAGTTCAAAGGTCTTTTCAAAGGTTAACTAAAATCCTGTACAGGTTTTTGTGTCTCGTGTATATAACGATGTTGcatt from Penaeus vannamei isolate JL-2024 unplaced genomic scaffold, ASM4276789v1 unanchor337, whole genome shotgun sequence encodes:
- the LOC138860955 gene encoding pro-resilin-like, which gives rise to MNGRRVCLLALVLAVGLGSGLGVLAEDAKKDSVAAADSSKNKESKVKKRKADVGNIPPPPLYQLPNSGLSVQPLPLESVSQQSGPLQTQVIQLQLSQPSASYSAPAPLPQDTYFAPTGPQATGAGSGGLISFGPADAVSGPGAGYAAPAVSQPASGYSAPAVPTQSYSAPGLGSSGSFGGSGSFGGSGSFGGSGSFGGSGSFGGFGGGGGGGLGQSYSAPTGPSQSYDVPSVPSQSYDTPSVPSQSYDTPSVPSQSYDTPSVPSQSYDTPSVPSLSYDTPSVPSQSYDTPSVPSQSYDTPSVPSLSYDTPSVPSQSYDTPSVPSLSYDTPSVPSQSYDTPSVPSQSYDTPSVPSQSYNAPSAGRDFGGHAGGIGGGIAGGIAGGIGGGGSSYSAPEAPSSSYSAPIGGGGLGGGGLGGGLGLGGSGGGGYGGGGGGHGGIGISGGGGGGGGGYGGAGGGGGGGISIGGGGAGYAGAGAGGGISIGGGGHGGGGGLGGGGGGGYGGGGSVGG
- the LOC138860956 gene encoding uncharacterized protein; this translates as RRWFCWRRSRRWRRSGGGGGGYGGGGSVGSHGGGGGVGGGHGGISIGGGSGGGGGGGGISIGGSGGGYGGASGGGGGGGHGGISIGGGSGGGYGGAGGGGGGGGHGGISIGGGSGGGYGGAGGGGGGHGGISIGGGSGGGYGGAGGGGGHGGGGGGIGIGGGSGGGYGGAGGGGGHGGGGGGIGIGGGGGGYGGGGGSGGGHGGGGSIGGSLPSSSYGAPEVPSSSYGAPEVPSSSYGAPEVPSSSYGAPEVPSSSYGAPEVPISSYGAPEVPSSSYGAPEAPSSSYGAPEVPSSSYGAPEVPSSSYGAPEVPISSYGAPEPPSSSYGAPASGGGGGGGGGFSSNFEVVHLDGDGGDSHGGGHGGGGGGHGGGGGGGGYGGGGHGDGGGHGGGHGGGHGDGGGHGGGHGGGGGGGYGDGGGHGGGGGHGGGGGGGGYGGGGVGGGHGGGHGGGGGGGGYGGGGGGGHGDGGGHGAGGGGYGGGGGGGGHGGGHGGGGGHGGGGGGGYGGGGGGGFGGGHGGGGGGYGGGAVGGGHGGGGGGGGYGGGGGGGGGYGGGGGGGYGGGGGYVLVRRPRPRPFKKFFDKFKGLFKG